From the Manis pentadactyla isolate mManPen7 chromosome 6, mManPen7.hap1, whole genome shotgun sequence genome, the window GAGGAGCGGCGCGGCGCGCGGGAGGCGCTGCAACGGCTACTGCTCTCGCACAACCGTCTGGTGTCGCTGCCGCGGGCGCTGGGCAACGGCTTCCAGCACCTGCAGCTGTTGGATGTGAGCGGCAACGCGTTGACTGAGCTCGGGCCGGAGCTGCTCGCGCTGCGGAGCCTGCGCACGCTTCTGGCCAAGAACAACCGGCTTGGCGGGCCCGGTGCGCTGCCCAAAGGCCTGGCCCAGTCGTCGCTCTGCCACAGCCTCCAAATACTCAACCTCAGCGGGAACTGCTTCCAGGAGGTGCCCGCCTCGCTGCTGGAGCTGCGCGCCCTGCAGACCCTCTGTCTGGGCAGCAACCAGCTGCAGAGCATCCCGGACAAGATCGAGAACTTGCAGAGTTGAGAGTGTTTATATCTTGGAGGAAACTTCATCAAAGAAATCCCACCAGAATTAGCAAATCTGCCTTGTCTGAATTACTTGGTATTATGTGACAACAAAATCCAGAGTGTGCCTCCTCAGCTTTCACAGTTGAATTCACTTTGTTCCCTCAGTCTTCACAGTAACTTGCTGACATATCTGCCTCGAGAGATCTTCAACCTTATTCATTTGGAAGAGATGAATTTGAGAGGAAATCCATTGGTTGTTCGTTTTGTTAGAGATTTAACCTATGACCCTCCAACTCTTCTGGAATTAGCTGCATGGACCATTAAAATTCGAAATATCTCCTACACTCCTTATGACCTTCCTGGGAACCTTCTTAGATACTTGAGTTTAGCCAGCAATTGCCCAAACCCAAAGTGTGGAGGAGTCTGCTTTGACTGCTGTGTCAGACAGATTAAATTTGTGGACTTCTGTGGGAAGTACCGCCTCCCACTGATGCACTATCTGTGTTCGCCTGAGTGCTCTTCCCCTTGTAGTTCTGCCTCTCACAGCTCCACATCCCAGAGTGAGTCTGACTCGGAGGACGAAGCTAGTGTTGACGCACACAGAATGCAGAAGGTTCTTCTTGGTTGAAAGAGTGCAGGGTGCTGTGAAACACTGCAGGACTGAGCAAGGGTGTTTAGAAAGAAAATAGACAATGAAGGTTATTGGAAAACTTACCTTCATCTTGAATGTTCATGAAAGAACCGAGGTGATGTGAAAGATTTTGTATTTCATGTACCGACTTAGTAGGACTGAGTCCAGTCCCATATTTGGATTCTTTGGTTATAATTTACTCTGAGTGGCAGTTTCAAATTTGACTGACTGTGTACAGTTTTCACCCAAGTTTTGCGTGAATCACAGCAGAGAGGAATGTTCAGAAGAGTAGTGCTATGATAAACCATGGGTGGTGTTGCTTGTCACAGTGAAATGAAGAAATCATCAAAGCTCTAATTATTGCCACAGTTGTCCTTGTGTTTAGGTAGAACACTGCACCATAGCAGAATTAACCCTCCCTTGTATTGCCTAGATGTCTAGAGGTTACAGAGCTATTCAGATAAGTTCAAAGATGGTTACAGAGGACGTAAACCTTTCTGACCTACCAACTGGTAAAGCAAGGGATATAACTTGTGTGTGGGCCTTTAAAAGCCTTTGATTCTGCTCCTTTGTTCTATGTAATTGTTGTTACCTTTATATAATCCAGCAGTGACTATTATGGTGCCTTAACACTAACAGAGATTTAGAAGTTTATTTAAGAAATGATGCCAGAGCAGCCTATAACCTGACATGCTATGCAGAACACTTTGACATATCCATTACCAGAACTAGGTAAACAACTGTATATTAAACTGACAGCtaccttaatttcattttttgtttatttaaacatGAAGTGATCCCCTGTAAGCAAATCACTTTTGCACTAATGGGAGGCCACAGTCTTGATGAACCTGTTAGCATAAGacagaataataaataataaataataaatcggTCAGATTTCTTTTGACAGAAAAGAGATGTAAGcttggaaattttattttatcttacactaaagaagtggaaaaattactttaaaatgtttgagTCAAGTATGGCACCTTTACCTATGTGCACTGAACTGTAACTTTctctacattttaaataaaaaactaggAAAGCATtacaagcaaaataaaattaggGGCAGCTGTCATTTGTGTAAAGACTAAAGCTGTCTTTAAATTGTGTGAAATAAAGCAATTTCCAAAATTAATTTAACCATGGAATACTTTATGAAAATAATGTATTGATAAcatataaacatttgttaaatatatCTTTAAAGTATAGCAGAAAAATGGTTTCTCAAATTAGTTGCTATTAAAAATGACCAAATTTTTACTAACTAGTTTAATTTGCAATAAAAATTGAATAATAGTACAATTACAAGTTCACATTATACAGTGTACAACACATACTAGCAATCATTGGGTAAGCTATGATAACAGGATGGTTCGTTGCTAAATGTTACCTATACAGTAATAAGGTCAGAAATGCATTGGCACATCAGATGATTTCCCTCTGACTTCGTGGCATTCATGACTGGCACATCACTTCTTAAAAGCAGATTGTTGTGTAATAATCTTATGTGTACATGTGTTGGGTTTTTatcacattatttttttattttagagcaaaatatactgtagaattGTTCAGGGTTTGTTTATTATGTGTTAATTCATGGAACATCATGAGAGTTTCATGACTGCAGTTGTGAAACGCTGCTATAAGAGTGAATCCCTTCACCTTGTTAGAATGTATAAGAATCCTTTTTCCTTCTGATGCAGAAATTTTCTGACTATATCTATAGAAGTAACCTAGTATGTTTCTTTGGCCTAGGAAAGTAGTATATGGGTGGTTATATCATAAAACAGAAGTAATAGAGTCTTTGTTTACCTTCCCATTTGAGCCATGGCAAGGCTGCATCCTGCAAGATTACAAAACGTAACGATGACTTTAGGCAGTGCCTAAGTGACAAGCCCAAAATGTTCTGTAAGTTAAGTGGCTTAGTTAAAATACATAGAATAttttcatagaaaataaataacatttttatattaaagaaattgatAGGACCAAATTTTTGCGTCCTAAATGGTTCCGTTTACTTCCTAATTCATTACCAGCTTGACCTAAGTAACAGTTTGGGTATGATCATCTAAGAGTTAGTCTTTGTAAAATAAATGGGTAGGTATGTAAATGCAGTACTTACTTTTACGTAACGTATTTCTGGCTTCCTAGAAAGAAGGTATACGGGGATTGATCTTTTACAGATATGAACAGGTCCAACCAGAGAGtttctgtcctttgctgtataatgTAGAATGTATATCATAGtatataacaaaatataatttcaaaatatttgttgaggttCTCTATATGTACATTCGAAAATCTGAGGTCAGTGTGCGATTGTTTTTGGTGACGTTTACTGAAATCTGTTTTACTGAGAAATTTTGCTGGAATtttagctgttttattttttttttttactctgaccTAACCTTTTACAGTATAATAGCTCCtaataatttttatgatttttccctgtttcttttttccctacTTTCCCTTTTTTCATAACGGTGATTGTAGAAATTAACCAGAAGATGGGATACAAGGGACTTGGTATTTAAAAAACATGATCAGCTCCCTAGTCATATAGCTGACCATGTATTTAAAATGATAGTCTCTTTAGTTGCTAAGTTACATGTTTCTGTTTAAGTTACAGTTGATAAACCTTACCAGTATGTTTTGAGATTTACAGAATCTGCACTAATTTTCAtagtgaaatggatttttgatatTGCTCCCACTTGGGCAATTTTAATGACCAGTACTTTTGTAGATAAAACTACTTAACCAAAACATTAATGTGTTTAGAGTGGAATTCTTCAGTGCTAATATTTGAAATTGAAATGGTTACATTGAGTATTCTTAGGCATCTTATTCCTAGAATCCAGTTCTCTCAGTGTCACCCAACTGAGTTGGTGAAATAGTTCTAGGATTTTAGGAAATAGGAAGATTAGCTAATACAATATTTTGTTTTCACAGTGCCAGAGATTGGCTGACCTAAATATAGGCTAGTCAGGGTTCTCAGAATTCCCTGAGTTTGAGTTGTGGAGGGAAAGGTCTGCTGTTACAGAGGGAATGTGTACTGGAGGAGTCTCTCATTCTACATTTCTTGATATTTGGAAATTTAAGTTAGTAAATGTAAAAGTGAAGACTAGCATTGTAAACTGTACCTCAAATTTGAGAAATTTTTGTGTTgatataaataaaagttaaaggcAGTCCACACTAGCTCAGTGTATTACTGCAGACCAATTCTACCAAATATTGTAAATATCAActttaaacaaaaaaagagaaggaaaaggctaATTGCTTGagtgttaagtgaaagaaatctttaaaagtaacaaagggcagagaaagagaagtcacCAGGCAAGCAGGGATATCCCTGAGCCAAGAAAGTTCATTAGTAATAgtgaattgttttaaaattaagtgaCCCACTGACTACCATCTGAAAACTTTTATCACTAAATTTCTTCAGTTTCTGCTATTGGCAGATTGTCCACATCCCTCCATAATGAAGCGCCAGCAAGTAATGGAAGCCAACCTTGCTCTTTCCAAAGGGAAAAAGTAAGACCTCATTAACCTGGAATTTGTGGTACAGCCTTGGTTAACGTTTACCCTTTCACTatgtaaagaggaaaaaaataactaagCAAATAATCAGTGCAAATAAAGTTTGATCTTTTAAAGCATTTCAACAGTAGCTGTTTATATAAAAAGCTGTACTAAAAGCACTATGGAGACAAAACTTTTGTCAGTTatactatatacatataaaattatttaagctGCATTTATTTAGAAATACCTAGTTTTTACCTAAGTGACCCCCTTTGTTCTCAGCCAGAGTAGAGACTTTATATTGTCAATATAAATACTGTTCCTCATTTAGTCTAACATAGGTTTTAAGTTGTGCTGGGCATTTAACAACAGTAAAGGCTACTGTGTAGGTTTTAGGCAGTATGATCTGTAATACATAATTCTGTTTCCCTCCATAGATAAGAAGTACTTGACCTTCACTGTTTCTGTATTAAACACTATATATAACACTAATCTAATGAATTTAATAACattcaattttgtatttttatcataTGTGCCTTACTTAAATCCTTCATCCTAGACTCAAAGTTTGGGGAACTGTTTGTGACAGCCTCAAGTTCAGTAAGTTGGTTGTGACAGCCTCAAGCCCCTTGCATTTGACTTGAGGGAGGAAGACTGACCCTGAGGGACTCTTTCCCCTAAAACAGGTCCTAGTATCAGTGAGTTTAGGGCTTCTGGAGAATGAATCCCAATCATGCATATTGTCATAG encodes:
- the LOC130684079 gene encoding leucine-rich repeat-containing protein 58-like; protein product: MEEAGAVVATGGEAELNLSRLSVSPETLGLELEAWGEERRGAREALQRLLLSHNRLVSLPRALGNGFQHLQLLDVSGNALTELGPELLALRSLRTLLAKNNRLGGPGALPKGLAQSSLCHSLQILNLSGNCFQEVPASLLELRALQTLCLGSNQLQSIPDKIENLQS